A single genomic interval of Dyella sp. GSA-30 harbors:
- a CDS encoding nuclear transport factor 2 family protein, with translation MDAQDIRAAIDRHWAASAAGDQVTEHDIYHDDAVCEYPQSGEIIRGRHNLQALRSHHPGKPSGFVVRRIVGEGNLWVSEYEITYQGKRAYTVSIMEFRDGKVSHETQYFADPFDAPAWRAQWVGQAT, from the coding sequence ATGGATGCTCAAGACATTCGGGCTGCCATTGATCGGCACTGGGCCGCATCCGCGGCCGGCGATCAAGTGACCGAGCACGACATCTATCACGACGATGCCGTGTGCGAGTACCCGCAGTCGGGCGAGATCATTCGCGGCCGGCACAACCTGCAAGCGCTTCGCAGCCATCACCCCGGCAAACCATCGGGGTTTGTCGTTCGACGCATCGTCGGCGAGGGCAATCTCTGGGTTAGCGAATACGAGATCACCTATCAAGGCAAGCGCGCCTACACCGTGAGCATCATGGAATTTCGCGACGGAAAGGTGTCGCACGAAACTCAGTACTTTGCCGATCCCTTCGACGCTCCAGCCTGGCGCGCTCAATGGGTCGGCCAGGCGACGTGA
- a CDS encoding cytochrome c oxidase assembly factor Coa1 family protein, whose product MGDRAVGKTLGNIQFSGTDGKANLSFSAKGPKGKGTAYIEAVKAMGQWRMEQAVFEDADSKRRIDFHQR is encoded by the coding sequence TTGGGCGATCGAGCAGTTGGGAAAACTCTAGGCAACATCCAGTTCTCAGGTACCGACGGCAAAGCGAATCTCTCCTTCAGCGCAAAAGGCCCTAAAGGCAAAGGGACTGCCTACATCGAGGCCGTCAAAGCGATGGGGCAATGGCGTATGGAGCAGGCGGTGTTCGAGGACGCTGATTCGAAACGTCGTATCGATTTCCATCAACGGTAA
- a CDS encoding TetR/AcrR family transcriptional regulator — protein MKKQPIVEPGPQPVRERILNAAMESFMEFGYTEASTLKIATRAQVSKRELYALFGNKQAMLAACIADRAGRMRLPSQLPAPSHREELAAMLSRLGATVLHEVSHPGVMAVFRLAITEAQRAPEVAATLETARESIRTTARIILVQAQSAGMIGAGDPSEMGNRYLALLWGDLMMSLLLRLCDAPDAADIDRRVRSATEDFLRLYPEPKSQVRRATSKSTPRR, from the coding sequence GTGAAGAAGCAGCCTATCGTCGAGCCCGGTCCGCAACCGGTGCGGGAACGGATCTTGAATGCCGCGATGGAGTCGTTCATGGAGTTCGGCTATACCGAGGCGAGCACTCTGAAGATCGCCACGCGTGCGCAGGTATCGAAGCGGGAGCTGTATGCCCTGTTCGGCAACAAGCAGGCGATGCTCGCCGCGTGCATCGCCGATCGTGCGGGACGCATGCGTCTGCCGAGCCAGCTGCCCGCGCCATCCCATCGTGAAGAGCTTGCAGCCATGCTTTCCAGGCTCGGTGCGACTGTACTGCACGAAGTAAGCCACCCTGGCGTCATGGCGGTCTTTCGACTGGCCATTACGGAAGCGCAACGTGCACCGGAGGTAGCCGCGACACTGGAGACCGCTCGCGAATCGATACGCACGACCGCGCGGATCATCCTGGTGCAGGCGCAGTCTGCCGGCATGATCGGTGCGGGCGACCCGAGCGAGATGGGCAACCGCTACCTCGCACTGCTCTGGGGCGACCTGATGATGAGTCTGTTGCTCCGTCTATGCGATGCACCGGATGCAGCGGACATTGATCGGCGAGTCAGAAGCGCCACCGAGGACTTTCTTCGTCTCTATCCCGAGCCAAAGAGCCAGGTTCGTCGCGCCACCTCAAAAAGCACCCCTCGGCGCTAA
- a CDS encoding antibiotic biosynthesis monooxygenase family protein has protein sequence MGNVSHAFCAIYRWRLHPGSEEAFVQAWSRITQLLLAERGSLGSRLHRGPDDLWYSYTQWPSAEAKAEGLARASVDPEAWRVLRECIAESLPELVLEPIFDFLAPLPRGDV, from the coding sequence ATGGGTAATGTTTCTCACGCGTTCTGCGCGATCTACCGTTGGCGGCTGCATCCAGGGTCCGAAGAGGCCTTTGTTCAAGCCTGGTCGCGGATCACGCAGTTACTTCTGGCCGAACGAGGTTCGTTGGGCTCGCGCTTGCACCGTGGCCCGGACGATCTTTGGTACAGCTACACACAGTGGCCGTCCGCCGAGGCAAAAGCCGAGGGGCTTGCTCGCGCCTCGGTCGATCCGGAGGCTTGGCGAGTGCTGCGTGAATGCATCGCCGAAAGCCTGCCGGAGTTGGTCCTCGAGCCGATATTCGATTTCCTCGCGCCGCTTCCGCGTGGTGATGTCTGA
- a CDS encoding efflux transporter outer membrane subunit: MHTTASHAPRALFLALLASLTVLASCTVGPDYRGAPDVTGTGHANAFVRAPSAGVTPTHVPSQWWNTLNDAQLTALIDAALAHNQNLQAAQARLRESRAQLQQQRADALPTVSADAAALRTRKPDISGLQTSQNNTTSRGQGPLQLYTAGFDASWEADLFGGTRRAIEAASAQADAVNADLADTQVSLAAEVAQAYINLRDQQQRLALANQSAELEQQTLVLIQQRRARGVAGDADVERQTTQVENTRATLIPLDEQITESLDQLAVLTGQAPGALDHELSTSAPLPTLPATVPIDDPASMLQQRPDIRAAERRLAASNAQIGERTADLFPKVTMLGFIGTNAANPGHLTRNSSFTWLGVPYLQWDVLDFGRTRSGIREAEASRDEASARYAQTVLAALQDANNALSRYGHQRESVARLQKIETSADRSATLMRQRYGAGASSMIDLLDTQRTQFSAQQNLVEGQANLLKDFVSLQKSLGLGWLPAHDQALN; encoded by the coding sequence ATGCATACAACCGCTTCCCACGCGCCACGCGCCTTGTTTCTGGCGCTCCTTGCCTCGCTCACGGTATTGGCGAGTTGCACCGTCGGCCCCGACTATCGCGGCGCGCCGGATGTCACCGGTACGGGGCACGCCAATGCCTTCGTGCGCGCCCCGTCCGCAGGTGTTACGCCGACGCATGTGCCAAGCCAGTGGTGGAATACGCTCAATGATGCGCAATTGACGGCACTGATCGACGCAGCGCTGGCGCATAACCAGAACCTGCAAGCCGCACAGGCGCGTCTGCGCGAATCGCGCGCGCAACTGCAACAGCAACGCGCCGACGCATTGCCGACGGTGTCAGCCGATGCGGCCGCGCTACGCACCCGGAAACCGGATATTTCCGGCTTGCAGACATCGCAGAACAACACGACATCCCGGGGACAAGGCCCGCTGCAGCTATACACCGCCGGCTTCGACGCCTCATGGGAAGCCGACCTGTTCGGCGGCACGCGCCGTGCGATCGAGGCCGCCTCGGCCCAGGCTGACGCGGTCAACGCCGATCTTGCCGACACGCAGGTATCGCTGGCCGCCGAAGTGGCACAGGCATACATCAACCTGCGCGACCAACAGCAACGCCTGGCCTTGGCCAATCAATCGGCCGAGCTCGAACAGCAGACGCTAGTGCTGATTCAGCAGCGACGCGCACGTGGCGTCGCGGGCGATGCGGATGTCGAGCGCCAGACCACCCAGGTGGAAAACACCCGCGCCACGCTTATCCCACTGGATGAACAGATCACCGAGTCGCTGGACCAGCTCGCCGTGCTCACTGGCCAGGCGCCGGGCGCACTTGATCATGAGCTGTCGACATCCGCACCTTTGCCCACCCTGCCCGCCACCGTGCCCATCGACGACCCGGCGAGCATGTTGCAGCAGCGCCCGGATATCCGCGCTGCCGAGCGTCGGCTTGCCGCGAGCAATGCGCAGATCGGCGAGCGCACCGCCGATCTGTTTCCCAAGGTGACCATGCTGGGCTTTATCGGAACCAACGCAGCCAATCCCGGGCACCTGACGCGAAACAGTTCGTTTACCTGGCTTGGCGTGCCTTATCTGCAATGGGACGTGCTTGATTTCGGACGTACGCGTAGCGGTATCCGCGAGGCCGAAGCGAGCCGCGATGAAGCCAGCGCCCGCTATGCGCAGACCGTGCTCGCCGCGTTGCAGGACGCCAACAATGCGCTGTCCCGTTATGGTCACCAGCGCGAAAGCGTGGCTCGTCTGCAGAAGATCGAAACATCCGCTGATCGCTCCGCGACATTGATGCGCCAGCGTTACGGCGCGGGAGCATCCTCGATGATCGATTTGCTGGATACGCAACGCACGCAATTCTCCGCACAGCAGAACCTTGTCGAGGGACAAGCCAACCTGCTCAAAGACTTCGTGTCGCTGCAGAAGAGCCTCGGACTTGGCTGGCTTCCGGCCCACGATCAAGCCCTGAATTAA
- a CDS encoding acetoacetate decarboxylase produces the protein MKIADVKANAFAMPLTSPAFPPGPYRFVNREFLVVTYRTDLDALRAVVPEPLEIEDALVKYEFIRMPDSTGFGDYTESGQVIPVSFRGQHGSYVHSMYLNDHPPIAGGRELWGFPKKLASPVLATEIDTLVGTLDYGKVRVAKATMGFKHREANRDAVLAGLAAPNFLLKIIPHVDGTPRICELVRYFTSNVTLKGAWSGPGSLELHPHALAPVADLPVLKIESTMHFIADLTLELGTVVYDYLAEGDSE, from the coding sequence GTGAAAATAGCTGACGTCAAAGCCAATGCGTTTGCGATGCCGCTTACGAGCCCGGCCTTCCCACCGGGGCCATATCGCTTCGTCAATCGCGAATTCCTTGTCGTTACCTATCGCACCGATCTGGACGCGCTGCGCGCCGTGGTACCGGAGCCGTTGGAGATCGAAGACGCGCTGGTGAAGTACGAGTTCATCCGCATGCCCGATTCGACCGGTTTTGGTGATTACACCGAATCGGGCCAGGTGATTCCGGTCAGTTTCCGCGGCCAACACGGTTCATATGTGCACTCAATGTATTTGAATGACCACCCGCCGATTGCGGGTGGCCGCGAGTTGTGGGGCTTTCCCAAGAAGCTCGCGAGTCCCGTGCTGGCCACCGAGATCGATACCCTGGTCGGCACGCTCGATTACGGGAAGGTTCGCGTGGCCAAGGCCACGATGGGGTTCAAGCATCGGGAAGCGAATCGGGATGCCGTGCTGGCGGGGCTGGCCGCGCCGAATTTTCTCTTGAAGATCATCCCGCATGTGGATGGAACGCCGCGTATCTGCGAGCTGGTGCGTTACTTCACCTCAAACGTGACGCTCAAGGGAGCATGGAGCGGTCCGGGATCGTTGGAACTGCATCCTCATGCGTTGGCGCCCGTGGCCGATCTGCCGGTGCTGAAGATTGAATCGACGATGCATTTCATT